Proteins from a single region of Canis aureus isolate CA01 chromosome 26, VMU_Caureus_v.1.0, whole genome shotgun sequence:
- the BPIFA2 gene encoding BPI fold-containing family A member 2 isoform X2 — protein MLQLWKLVLLCGLLTGTSASLLGNLGDDLNNVVDKLKPVVEKGLETVDNTLESVLQKLKADWKIIQKSKAWHLAEEKVQEVKNLVNDALSKIVPAKDDTLGLNIINSRILKIKAELTLDGEGLNIRIPVVANVTLALPLIGRVVNLKVSLDLVTSVRLATDAQTGAVTVIVGKCSSDEDSISLTVLDSHNGLIEKAANTVSSFLTKTLSRLIEKDVCPLIHTLLSNLDGHIIQDIIDKFQKEDHVPNAA, from the exons ATGCTTCAGCTTTGGAAACTTGTTCTCTTATGCGGCCTGCTCACTGGGACCTCAGCGTCTCTCCTTGGAAATCTTGGCGACGACCTGAATAATGTTGTGGACAAACTGAAACCTGTTGTTGAGAAAGGACTTGAGACCGTTGACAATACACTTGAAT CTGTTCTTCAAAAACTGAAGGCTGACTGGAAGATAATTCAGAAATCCAAGGCTTGGCATCTGGCTGAGGAAAAGGTGCAGGAAGTGAAGAACTTGGTGAATGATGCTCTTTCTAAGATTGTTCCAGCTAAGGATGACACTTTGGG ATTGAACATCATTAACTCCCGCATCCTGAAAATCAAAGCTGAACTGACTCTTGATGGTGAAGGCCTTAACATAAGGATCCCCGTTGTTGCCAATGTCACCCTGGCCCT GCCTCTCATTGGCCGGGTGGTCAACCTGAAGGTCTCTTTGGACCTCGTGACTAGCGTCAGACTTGCAACTGATGCCCAGACTGGTGCCGTCACAGTGATCGTGGGAAAATGCAGCAGTGATGAGGACAGCATCTCACTCACCGTGCTGGACAG CCACAATGGTCTGATCGAGAAGGCCGCGAACACCGTGAGCAGCTTCCTGACAAAGACCCTGTCCCGCCTGATAGAGAAGGAT gtgTGCCCACTGATCCATACCTTACTCTCCAACCTGGATGGGCATATTATTCAGGACATCATTG ATAAATTTCAGAAGGAAGACCACGTGCCTAATGCTGCCTGA
- the BPIFA2 gene encoding BPI fold-containing family A member 2 isoform X1 translates to MLQLWKLVLLCGLLTGTSASLLGNLGDDLNNVVDKLKPVVEKGLETVDNTLESVLQKLKADWKIIQKSKAWHLAEEKVQEVKNLVNDALSKIVPAKDDTLGLNIINSRILKIKAELTLDGEGLNIRIPVVANVTLALPLIGRVVNLKVSLDLVTSVRLATDAQTGAVTVIVGKCSSDEDSISLTVLDSHNGLIEKAANTVSSFLTKTLSRLIEKDVCPLIHTLLSNLDGHIIQDIIGKAEVARDAGAMEVE, encoded by the exons ATGCTTCAGCTTTGGAAACTTGTTCTCTTATGCGGCCTGCTCACTGGGACCTCAGCGTCTCTCCTTGGAAATCTTGGCGACGACCTGAATAATGTTGTGGACAAACTGAAACCTGTTGTTGAGAAAGGACTTGAGACCGTTGACAATACACTTGAAT CTGTTCTTCAAAAACTGAAGGCTGACTGGAAGATAATTCAGAAATCCAAGGCTTGGCATCTGGCTGAGGAAAAGGTGCAGGAAGTGAAGAACTTGGTGAATGATGCTCTTTCTAAGATTGTTCCAGCTAAGGATGACACTTTGGG ATTGAACATCATTAACTCCCGCATCCTGAAAATCAAAGCTGAACTGACTCTTGATGGTGAAGGCCTTAACATAAGGATCCCCGTTGTTGCCAATGTCACCCTGGCCCT GCCTCTCATTGGCCGGGTGGTCAACCTGAAGGTCTCTTTGGACCTCGTGACTAGCGTCAGACTTGCAACTGATGCCCAGACTGGTGCCGTCACAGTGATCGTGGGAAAATGCAGCAGTGATGAGGACAGCATCTCACTCACCGTGCTGGACAG CCACAATGGTCTGATCGAGAAGGCCGCGAACACCGTGAGCAGCTTCCTGACAAAGACCCTGTCCCGCCTGATAGAGAAGGAT gtgTGCCCACTGATCCATACCTTACTCTCCAACCTGGATGGGCATATTATTCAGGACATCATTG GCAAGGCTGAGGTTGCTAGGGATGCTGGAGCAATGGAAGTGGAGTAA